The Parabacteroides sp. AD58 genome includes a window with the following:
- a CDS encoding phage protein Gp36 family protein — MFITEEDYKVVIGDNALKVISQVSPENRTNAEAEAREEIAGYLRPKYDCTAIFSAQDEHRNRLIVMYTCDISLYHMSAAMPQKMGSEIRKERYERAIKWLEGVQAGKIVPDLPLAVGEDGLPSGNSLVYSCQKQLHHNW, encoded by the coding sequence ATGTTCATTACAGAAGAAGATTACAAAGTTGTCATCGGCGACAACGCATTGAAGGTCATCTCCCAGGTAAGCCCGGAAAACCGTACCAATGCAGAAGCGGAAGCCCGGGAAGAAATTGCCGGTTATCTACGGCCGAAATACGACTGTACGGCCATTTTCTCTGCACAGGATGAACACCGGAACCGGCTCATTGTCATGTACACCTGCGACATTTCACTTTACCACATGAGCGCAGCCATGCCACAAAAGATGGGAAGCGAGATACGCAAGGAACGATATGAACGGGCCATCAAGTGGCTTGAAGGCGTACAGGCCGGAAAAATTGTCCCTGATTTGCCCCTGGCTGTCGGAGAAGATGGGCTTCCGTCCGGAAATTCACTTGTTTACAGCTGTCAGAAGCAGCTTCATCATAACTGGTAG
- a CDS encoding terminase gpP N-terminus-related DNA-binding protein — translation MTKAEIEKKKSLARSLFLSGMEQTEIAEKVDVSRVTISKWCTSEGWKEARAAKNVTRPELVNKLLLTIDTLITQVNSSDDPTLIAGLGDKLAKLSAVIEKLDKKANVVDAIEVFMAFSKWIEYRSTIDPDVTPELVKAINKYQDLYITEQMGIK, via the coding sequence ATGACAAAGGCAGAAATCGAAAAGAAGAAATCGCTCGCACGCTCACTATTCCTCTCCGGAATGGAGCAAACGGAAATAGCGGAAAAGGTGGACGTGTCTCGTGTCACCATATCCAAATGGTGTACCTCCGAAGGGTGGAAAGAAGCAAGGGCGGCAAAGAACGTCACCCGGCCGGAACTGGTGAACAAGCTTCTGCTCACCATCGACACGCTTATCACACAAGTGAACTCGTCGGATGACCCCACATTGATAGCCGGGCTGGGCGACAAGCTGGCAAAACTGTCGGCGGTCATCGAGAAGCTCGACAAGAAGGCCAATGTGGTGGATGCCATCGAAGTGTTCATGGCATTTTCCAAATGGATCGAATACCGCTCGACAATCGACCCGGATGTGACCCCGGAATTGGTAAAGGCCATCAACAAGTACCAGGACCTGTACATAACCGAACAGATGGGCATAAAATAA
- a CDS encoding phage portal protein family protein has translation MDIKDFFSGMFSSKPKNVLQTPYGNFNLAKGKDIKRVQKMVIDLQRTTDALTRKDIKNWRDAWQSAINVDSPSRQRLYDIYRDAEIDLHLSGCVEQRRGFVMARSFKIVDVKGDENEEAVHFFDQSWFKQLMRYALDSIYWGHSLIELGDLCTDGDGCICYSDVKLIPRKHVIPEYGRVITDLGQDWTTGIDYRQPPFSDWLIEAGRPDDLGLYLKAASQTIPKKNMLAFWDTFGEIFGMPMRIARTTSRDQKEIDRLDKMLREAGTALSMVAGMETEIEFVESGKGDAFNVYDKRIDRANSELSKLIIGQTMTIEDGSSLSQSETHLEVFQNLVESDCDMLRDIVNNQLIPRMVRHGFPVKGLRFDWDYSIDYTPEQQKAYEEMVLQHYKVKPQYFEEKYGIPCEEKEPKEEPDPADPKKKKDDKQAGTLSRFFD, from the coding sequence ATGGATATTAAAGACTTTTTCAGCGGTATGTTTTCCAGTAAACCGAAAAACGTACTGCAAACGCCATACGGCAATTTTAATCTGGCCAAGGGGAAAGACATCAAGCGGGTGCAGAAAATGGTCATCGACCTGCAGCGCACCACCGATGCACTCACCCGGAAGGACATCAAGAACTGGCGCGATGCCTGGCAGTCGGCCATCAATGTGGACAGCCCCAGCCGCCAGCGCCTGTACGACATCTACCGGGACGCGGAAATAGATCTTCACCTCTCCGGATGCGTGGAGCAGCGCAGAGGGTTTGTCATGGCACGCTCTTTCAAAATCGTAGACGTGAAAGGGGATGAGAACGAGGAGGCGGTACACTTCTTCGACCAATCCTGGTTCAAACAGCTCATGCGATATGCGCTCGATTCCATCTACTGGGGACATTCGCTCATCGAATTGGGCGACCTTTGCACTGACGGCGACGGCTGCATCTGTTATTCGGATGTGAAGCTTATTCCGCGTAAGCATGTCATTCCTGAATATGGGCGTGTCATAACCGACCTCGGACAGGACTGGACTACAGGTATAGACTACCGCCAGCCGCCTTTTTCGGACTGGCTCATTGAGGCCGGCAGACCTGACGACCTCGGGCTGTATCTCAAGGCAGCTTCACAGACTATCCCCAAAAAGAATATGCTGGCTTTTTGGGATACCTTCGGGGAAATATTCGGAATGCCCATGCGTATAGCACGCACCACCTCGCGCGACCAGAAAGAAATCGACCGCCTTGATAAGATGCTGCGTGAAGCCGGAACCGCTCTCTCCATGGTGGCAGGAATGGAAACCGAAATCGAATTTGTGGAAAGCGGCAAGGGAGATGCATTCAATGTCTATGACAAGCGCATCGATCGGGCCAATTCCGAACTGTCAAAGCTTATCATCGGACAAACGATGACCATTGAGGACGGAAGCAGCCTCTCACAGTCTGAAACGCATCTTGAAGTGTTCCAGAACCTCGTGGAAAGTGACTGCGACATGCTGCGGGATATAGTGAACAACCAACTCATTCCGCGCATGGTTCGTCACGGTTTTCCTGTCAAGGGACTGCGTTTTGATTGGGACTACTCCATTGACTACACTCCCGAACAGCAGAAAGCCTACGAAGAAATGGTACTGCAGCACTACAAGGTGAAGCCACAGTACTTTGAGGAAAAATACGGCATTCCGTGCGAGGAGAAGGAACCGAAGGAAGAGCCGGACCCGGCAGATCCGAAAAAGAAGAAAGACGACAAACAGGCTGGAACGCTATCCCGTTTTTTCGACTGA
- a CDS encoding reverse transcriptase domain-containing protein, which produces MHRQGYIVEEIADYSNMAESFNQVLRGSKRKKSRQGRYLLAHREEVLQELTGKIKTGTFTVKDYREREIVEGGKMRRIQILTMKDRIAVHAIMAVVDRHLKKRFIRTTSASIKNRGMHDLMEYIRRDMKEDPEGTRYCYKFDISKFYESVGQDFVMYCVRRVFKDKKLIAMLDNFVRLMPQGISIGLRSSQGLGNLLLSVFLDHYLKDKYGVRHFYRYCDDGVVLGDAKSELWKIRDAVHFQVTQIGLTVKPNERVFPVDEGIDFLGYVIYPDHVRLRKRIKQKFARKMHEVKSRKRRRELVASFYGMAKHADCNMLFNKLTGKKMRSFKDLNVSYKPEDGKKRFPGSVVSIRELVNLPIIVKDFETGIRTEQGEDRCIVAIEMNGEAKKFFTNSEEMKNILAQVSEMPDGFPFETIIRTETFGKGRTKYVFS; this is translated from the coding sequence ATGCACAGGCAAGGATATATAGTGGAAGAGATTGCCGATTATTCCAATATGGCGGAATCGTTCAACCAGGTCCTCCGTGGCTCCAAACGAAAAAAAAGCCGCCAGGGACGTTACCTGCTTGCGCACAGGGAAGAGGTGCTTCAGGAACTTACCGGAAAAATCAAGACGGGTACATTCACCGTCAAGGATTACCGGGAGAGGGAAATCGTGGAGGGTGGAAAAATGCGACGTATCCAGATACTCACCATGAAGGACCGCATCGCCGTCCACGCAATCATGGCCGTAGTGGACAGGCACCTGAAGAAACGGTTCATCCGTACCACCTCAGCCAGCATCAAGAACCGCGGCATGCACGACCTCATGGAGTACATACGCCGCGACATGAAAGAAGACCCGGAAGGAACACGCTACTGCTACAAATTCGACATCTCCAAGTTCTATGAGAGCGTGGGGCAGGATTTCGTAATGTATTGTGTCCGGAGGGTATTCAAGGACAAGAAACTCATCGCCATGCTTGACAACTTCGTAAGGCTCATGCCGCAAGGAATCAGCATCGGGCTGAGGTCGTCGCAAGGGTTGGGCAACCTGCTCCTGTCTGTTTTTTTAGACCATTATTTAAAGGACAAGTACGGCGTCCGCCATTTCTACCGCTATTGCGATGACGGCGTGGTACTCGGTGACGCGAAATCAGAATTGTGGAAGATTCGTGATGCCGTCCACTTCCAGGTCACACAAATCGGGCTTACCGTAAAGCCTAATGAACGTGTATTCCCGGTGGACGAGGGCATAGACTTCTTGGGATATGTCATATACCCCGACCATGTGCGCCTACGCAAGCGCATCAAACAGAAGTTCGCCCGAAAAATGCACGAGGTCAAATCGAGGAAAAGAAGGCGTGAACTGGTCGCTTCCTTCTATGGGATGGCCAAGCACGCCGACTGCAATATGTTGTTTAATAAATTAACAGGCAAAAAAATGAGATCATTTAAAGACTTGAACGTTTCCTACAAGCCGGAAGACGGCAAGAAACGTTTTCCCGGCTCCGTGGTAAGCATCCGGGAATTAGTGAACTTACCCATCATCGTGAAGGACTTCGAGACCGGCATCCGCACCGAACAAGGCGAGGACCGCTGTATCGTAGCCATCGAGATGAATGGCGAGGCCAAGAAGTTCTTCACCAACTCGGAAGAGATGAAGAACATCCTCGCGCAAGTGAGTGAAATGCCGGACGGATTTCCGTTTGAGACCATCATTCGGACGGAAACTTTCGGCAAAGGTAGAACCAAGTATGTATTCAGCTGA
- a CDS encoding phage minor head protein, translating to MFDRMMKALFREQGANLEINILASEEAQDFIETHASVLDSSFRQVEMSEAMRGRLQRSDYIFSGLKTFHELNEAFPSLLDENGNRKTFERFLNDVRKIDETYNRGYLRAEYNFVQASATMAAKWERFAEDGDRYNLQYRTAGDGKVRPEHAELHGVTRPMADPFWEEYFPPNGWNCRCTVVQVRKSKYPETPYDEAMALGESALQRDTKGIFRFNPGKEQKTMPDYNPYTIKRCRDCDMAKGKLKLAFVPDNELCAACKILQKCAGDREKSARAIERIHYLHEMEPLLQKKVEKNINGKDLNIGFTKEGNKHLFSDTFGRTRIVSKEDLKNLDSHLERAEYVDDSALTHPRTDNVEHFFYFKVKINGKWVRLNVAKEVTRRDNGYIRIKYFLYSVNDIIVE from the coding sequence ATGTTCGACCGCATGATGAAAGCCCTGTTCCGGGAGCAGGGGGCAAACCTTGAAATCAACATACTGGCTTCAGAAGAGGCGCAGGACTTTATAGAGACGCACGCCTCCGTCCTGGACTCTTCATTCCGGCAGGTGGAGATGTCCGAGGCCATGCGAGGGCGCCTGCAGAGGTCGGATTATATATTCTCAGGCCTAAAGACGTTCCATGAACTGAACGAAGCCTTCCCCTCCCTGCTGGATGAGAACGGCAATCGAAAAACGTTCGAACGCTTTTTGAACGATGTCCGGAAGATAGACGAAACCTATAATCGGGGCTACCTCCGGGCAGAGTACAACTTTGTGCAGGCTTCGGCGACTATGGCCGCCAAGTGGGAACGGTTCGCAGAAGACGGGGACCGCTACAACCTCCAGTACCGGACGGCCGGGGATGGCAAGGTTCGCCCGGAACATGCCGAACTGCATGGGGTAACACGACCTATGGCAGACCCCTTTTGGGAAGAGTATTTCCCGCCAAATGGATGGAACTGCAGGTGCACCGTAGTCCAGGTACGAAAATCCAAATATCCGGAAACGCCCTACGATGAGGCAATGGCATTGGGCGAGTCAGCCCTTCAAAGGGACACCAAAGGCATCTTCCGGTTCAACCCGGGAAAAGAACAGAAGACCATGCCGGATTACAACCCATACACCATCAAAAGGTGCAGGGATTGTGATATGGCCAAAGGGAAACTTAAACTGGCCTTCGTTCCGGACAACGAGCTGTGCGCCGCCTGCAAAATACTGCAAAAATGCGCCGGAGACCGGGAAAAGTCCGCACGAGCTATCGAACGTATCCATTATCTGCATGAAATGGAGCCTCTACTTCAAAAGAAAGTGGAAAAGAACATAAATGGCAAGGACTTGAATATCGGCTTTACCAAAGAGGGCAACAAGCACTTGTTCTCCGACACATTCGGACGGACACGCATCGTTTCCAAGGAGGACTTGAAGAACCTGGATTCACACCTTGAACGTGCCGAATATGTGGATGATTCCGCATTGACTCACCCAAGGACGGACAATGTGGAACACTTCTTCTACTTCAAAGTTAAAATCAATGGAAAATGGGTAAGGCTTAATGTTGCCAAAGAAGTAACAAGAAGGGATAACGGTTATATCCGCATAAAATACTTTTTATACTCAGTAAATGATATAATAGTAGAATAA